In the Sus scrofa isolate TJ Tabasco breed Duroc chromosome 6, Sscrofa11.1, whole genome shotgun sequence genome, one interval contains:
- the GJA9 gene encoding gap junction alpha-9 protein, producing the protein MGDWNFLGGILEEVHIHSTMIGKIWLTILFIFRMLVLGVAAEDVWNDEQSGFICNTEQPGCRNVCYDQAFPISLIRYWVLQVIFVSSPSLVYMGHALYRLRVLEKERQVKKAQLRGELEGVELEMPGDRKRLEQELYQLEQWKLNKAPLRGTLLCTYVIHIFTRSVVEVGFMIGQYLLYGFHLEPLYKCQGHPCPNIIDCFVSRPTEKTIFLLFMQSIATVSVFLNVLEICHLGFKKIKRGIWGQYKLKDKQNEFCTNKSKQNLAKYQNTSANSLKRLSSAPDYSLLVEKQTHRAVYPSLNSSVYQTDPDSHRGNDERGISNEQETVLSNKMCTLSTACGHLQNVSSSNKEDTHKISGKEVNGNQVRGKRESDSEDSKRNHYPRGYRSIPGDAIDLNDHTGQSPQTAFSLPANCTWKPKWFCATWGPSAENENQALPPKGNLKGQLRENPVRTLPPSPGDFQPPDIPDTPDSLGVLSFESELVRTCDNPAASPPQHSVSLTNNLISRRAPTDLQI; encoded by the coding sequence ATGGGGGACTGGAATTTCCTTGGGGGCATTCTGGAGGAAGTTCACATCCACTCCACCATGATTGGAAAGATCTGGCTCACCATCCTGTTCATATTTCGAATGCTTGTTCTGGGTGTAGCAGCTGAAGATGTCTGGAATGATGAGCAGTCTGGCTTCATCTGTAATACAGAACAACCCGGCTGCAGAAATGTGTGTTATGATCAGGCTTTTCCTATATCCCTCATTAGATACTGGGTTTTGCAGGTGATATTTGTGTCTTCACCATCCCTGGTCTACATGGGCCATGCTTTGTACCGACTGAGGGTTCTGGAGAAGGAGAGGCAGGTGAAGAAAGCTCAACTGAGAGGAGAACTGGAGGGGGTAGAGCTTGAAATGCCTGGGGACCGGAAGAGACTGGAGCAAGAACTTTATCAACTGGAGCAATGGAAACTAAATAAAGCTCCGCTCAGAGGAACCTTGCTTTGCACTTACGTGATACACATTTTCACTCGATCTGTGGTTGAAGTTGGGTTCATGATTGGACAGTATCTTCTATATGGATTTCATTTAGAGCCTCTATATAAATGCCAGGGCCATCCGTGTCCAAATATAATTGATTGTTTTGTCTCTAGACCTACAGAAAAGacgatatttttattatttatgcagTCCATAGCTACtgtctcagttttcttaaatgTTCTAGAAATTTGCCACCTaggttttaaaaagattaaaagaggGATTTGGGGACAATATAAATTGAAGGACAAGCAAAATGAATTCTGTACAAACAAGTCAAAACAAAACCTTGCCAAATATCAAAACACATCTGCAAATTCACTGAAGCGACTCTCTTCTGCACCTGATTACAGTCTGTTAGTGGAGAAGCAAACACACAGAGCAGTGTACCCTAGTTTAAATTCATCTGTATATCAGACAGATCCTGATAGTCACCGTGGAAATGATGAGAGAGGCATTTCGAATGAACAGGAAACTGTACTTTCCAACAAGATGTGCACACTTAGTACTGCCTGTGGTCATCTTCAAAACGTCAGCTCAAGTAATAAAGAAGACACTCATAAAATCTCTGGAAAAGAAGTTAATGGTAACCAGGtgaggggaaaaagagaaagtgacaGCGAAGACAGCAAAAGGAACCACTACCCTAGAGGTTACCGTTCTATTCCAGGTGATGCTATAGATCTGAATGATCATACCGGACAGTCACCCCAAACAGCTTTCTCTTTGCCTGCTAACTGCACCTGGAAACCAAAGTGGTTTTGTGCTACATGGGGTCCCTctgcagaaaatgaaaatcaggCATTACCTCCTAAAGGTAACCTCAAGGGCCAGCTCAGAGAGAATCCAGTTAGAACCCTTCCTCCTTCACCGGGAGACTTCCAACCACCTGACATTCCAGACACTCCTGATTCTTTGGGAGTGTTGTCCTTTGAATCTGAGTTGGTCAGAACCTGTGACAACCCTGCTGCGAGTCCTCCACAACATTCTGTGTCACTGACAAACAATCTCATTAGTAGGCGGGCTCCCACCGACCTTCAAATCTGA
- the MYCBP gene encoding C-Myc-binding protein isoform X1 has protein sequence MSSAAPSPPATVSGASYAAAAVTMAHYKAADSKREQFRRYLEKSGVLDTLTKVLVALYEEPEKPNSALDFLKHHLGAATPENPEIELLRLELAEMKEKYEAIVEENKKLKTKEKVQ, from the exons ATGAGCAGTGCTGCTCCGAGCCCGCCAGCCACGGTCTCAGGCGCCAGCTACGCCGCTGCCGCTGTCACTATGGCCCATTACAAA GCCGCCGACTCGAAACGCGAGCAGTTCCGGAGGTACTTGGAGAAGTCGGGGGTGCTGGACACGCTGACCAAGG TATTGGTAGCCTTATATGAAGAACCTGAGAAACCTAATAGTGCTTTGGA TTTTTTAAAGCATCACTTAGGAGCTGCTACcccagaaaacccagaaatagagCTGCTTCGCCTAGAATtggcagaaatgaaagagaaatatgaagctattgtagaagaaaataaaaaactgaaaacaaag gaGAAAGTTCAGTAA
- the MYCBP gene encoding C-Myc-binding protein, with translation MAHYKAADSKREQFRRYLEKSGVLDTLTKVLVALYEEPEKPNSALDFLKHHLGAATPENPEIELLRLELAEMKEKYEAIVEENKKLKTKLAQYEPPQEEKRAE, from the exons ATGGCCCATTACAAA GCCGCCGACTCGAAACGCGAGCAGTTCCGGAGGTACTTGGAGAAGTCGGGGGTGCTGGACACGCTGACCAAGG TATTGGTAGCCTTATATGAAGAACCTGAGAAACCTAATAGTGCTTTGGA TTTTTTAAAGCATCACTTAGGAGCTGCTACcccagaaaacccagaaatagagCTGCTTCGCCTAGAATtggcagaaatgaaagagaaatatgaagctattgtagaagaaaataaaaaactgaaaacaaag CTTGCTCAGTATGAACCACCTCAGGAGGAGAAGCGTGCTGAATAG